The following are from one region of the Pseudomonadota bacterium genome:
- a CDS encoding bifunctional UDP-4-keto-pentose/UDP-xylose synthase: MTLKVLILGVSGFIGNRLTELILERTNWDVYGMDMTTDKITGILSDKRFHFFEGDITINKEWIEYHIRKCDVILPLVAIATPALYVQDPLRVFNLDFMANLEIIRAIVRHKKRVVFPSTSEVYGMCQDTEFNEETSNLVLGPIHKQRWIYSCSKQLLDRVIYAHGVQDNLNYTLIRPFNWIGPKLDNIMDPKEGSSRVLTQFISNVIHGHDIKLVDGGQQHRCFTYIDDGIDALLKIIENKDDCATRRIFNLGNPHNDVSIKTLANLVLDLIKTYPRYKERAEKVSIIPVDSEKYYGKSYQDAQARVPSIKMAETYLDWHPKIDLKTALKKTLDYHLKHPDESLTEEVN, from the coding sequence ATGACCCTTAAAGTTTTAATTCTGGGCGTGAGTGGCTTTATTGGCAATCGGCTTACAGAGCTTATTCTTGAAAGAACCAATTGGGATGTCTATGGAATGGACATGACCACAGATAAAATTACAGGGATTCTTTCAGATAAACGTTTTCATTTTTTTGAAGGGGATATTACCATTAACAAAGAATGGATTGAATATCATATCCGAAAGTGTGATGTCATTCTTCCTCTTGTCGCAATTGCAACTCCTGCCCTTTATGTTCAAGACCCTCTACGCGTTTTTAATCTTGATTTTATGGCTAACTTAGAAATCATCCGCGCTATTGTTCGCCATAAGAAACGTGTTGTTTTTCCATCAACATCTGAAGTCTATGGCATGTGTCAAGACACAGAGTTCAATGAAGAAACCAGCAATCTTGTTTTAGGCCCCATTCACAAACAAAGATGGATTTATTCATGTTCAAAGCAGTTGCTTGACCGCGTCATCTATGCGCATGGTGTCCAAGACAATTTAAATTATACACTTATTCGTCCCTTCAACTGGATTGGACCCAAACTTGATAATATTATGGACCCAAAAGAGGGAAGTTCGCGCGTTTTAACTCAATTTATCAGCAATGTCATCCATGGGCATGACATTAAGCTTGTTGATGGCGGACAACAACATCGTTGTTTTACCTATATTGATGATGGGATTGATGCTCTTTTAAAAATCATTGAAAACAAAGATGATTGCGCGACACGGCGCATCTTTAATTTGGGAAATCCCCATAATGATGTATCTATTAAAACCCTTGCGAATCTTGTTCTTGACCTCATTAAAACATATCCTCGATACAAAGAAAGAGCTGAAAAAGTTTCTATTATACCTGTGGATTCTGAAAAATATTATGGAAAATCTTATCAAGATGCGCAAGCACGCGTTCCATCTATTAAAATGGCAGAAACCTACCTTGATTGGCACCCTAAAATAGATCTTAAAACAGCACTTAAAAAAACGCTTGATTATCATTTAAAACATCCTGATGAATCTCTTACAGAAGAAGTCAACTAA